The genomic window CCGACCCGCACGAGCTTCGTCTGGAGGACGGCTCCTGGTTGCGGGTTCGGATCGCAGAGGTCTCGACCTCCGGGATCCGGGTGAAGAAGGACGATTGGGGTGACATGACCGCCACGCAGCTGTACTACGAGGTGTCCTTCCCCGTGACCGAGGATCAGCTGCGACCACTGCCGCGCTGAGCGCGCATCGATACGGTGTCTCCCGCTCACTCACGACCAGAGGTCGACCGCGATCGTTCGTGGATGTGGTGTGCTTGAACGTCCGGTGGCTGCTGTACGCCACAGGTAGGCGTGAATCCATGCGCGGACGTTTCTTCGTGACCACACGCGCGCGCTGCTCAAGCCGCTTCGCGTCGGATGACTCTTGACGTCGTCGACCATCGTCGTCATCATTCGAAGGCGACCGACGGCAACGGACCGCCGGCACCCTCGAGAGAGACGGCCCCGATGTCCACCATGATCTTCGTCAATCTTCCCGTCAGCGACCTGCCACGGTCACGGGTGTTCTTCGAGGCACTCGGCTACTCGATCAATGAGGGGTTCAGCGACGAGAACGCCATCAGCGTGGTCATCAGCGACACGATCACGGCGATGTTGCTCACGCGGGAGTTCTTCGCGGAGTTCACGAGCAAGTCGATCATCGACGCCACCACCTCCACCGAGGTGCAGCTCGCGCTCAGCGCTGAGAGCAGAGCCGACGTCGATTCGATGTTCGAGCGGGCCATCGCGAGCGGGGCGACGCCTGCCGGCGAACAAGACCATGGCTTCATGTACTCGAAGAGCTTCGACGACCTCGACGGCCACCACTGGGACTTCGTCTGGATGGACCCGGAGGCGGCCGCCGGCGGTGCGCCGGAGATGACCGTTGAAGAGATGCGGGCGAACACGACACACAGCTGAGCGCGTCGGGGGAGGCGTCGCCGTCAGTCGCATCACCGAGCAGGGGTCTACGTCGAACTCCCGCACGGGAATTGGAGCGGATGACGGGAATCGAACCCGCGCTATCAGCTTGGGAAGCTGAAGTTCTACCATTGAACTACATCCGCGTGGCGCCGGAGCGTCCTGAGTAATCGTACATGACCCGGCGGGCCTCCGTTCGGTCCCTGAGCTCGTCGAAGGGTGGGGTGTCCTCGTGTGCCCTTCGACAGGCTCAGGGACCGGGGCGAGTGTTGGCTCAGGGACCGGGGTTCGGCTCAGGGACCGGGGTTGGGCTCAGGGATCAGGGATAGCTCAGCGACCGGGGTCGGCTCAGTGAGCCGGGGGTGCGCGGAGCTAGGCTGGTTCACCGTTCCCCGAGCGGGACGGGATCGAGGGTGTGACGTGAAGCGCAGTGCAGGTGTCGTCGTGGCCGGCCTCGCCACCGTTGCCGTCGCCGGGTTCGGGGTCGCGAGCGCGATGGTCGCCCGACGCGTCATCGGGGCCGGACGAGTGCACTACAGCGAGGTGTTGCCGACCTCGTCGCCGACGACCGTGCGGCTCGAACGGAACGCTGCCACCGCGCTGCCGGGACGGTACGGGCTCGAGTTCGACGACGGCTCGCGGGTCATCGTCGGACCGGTGATCGGCCGCGAGACGACCGACGGGTCCGTGATGCGAGCGGTCGTCAACGGCCAGGTTCCCGCTGGGACGACCCGTGCGCGGTTCACCGGGGCGGCTGTGACACCCGCGGACTTCGGGGTGGACGAGGCGCGCGTGCCGAGAACGCCGTCGGGGGCATGGCGGTTCGACGGCGATGCCGACAGCGCCCGACATGACGACACCTGGGTCGTGCACACCCACGGACTCGGGGCATCGCCACTGGCCACGCTTCGCTCGGTGCAGGCCGTGCGGCGGGCGGGTCTGCCGTCGCTCGTCACCTGCCTCGGGTCCGCGTTCGCCGAGCGTCGCTCCGGGGCTGACGCCACGGACGTCGACCGCGTCATCGCGGCCATCGACGACGCCGTGGTGCTCGGTGCTCGACGGGTGATCGTCTGCGGCTGGTCCTACGGCGCCGCCCTGAGCCTCGCGGCGGCACGCGAGCGACCAGAGGTGGTGCAGGGCGCGATCCTCATCTCGCCGATGCTCGGCCTCAGCGAGACGGTGCTGCACGCGGCCGAGGTCGCCGGCGTGCCGCGGATACTCGTGCGCTCGGCGCTCGCCGTGCTCTCGGCGCCGGTGCTGGCGCGATTCGCCGGGGTACGCGGCGCGGTTCCGGTCCGCGCGCTGTCCGCCGGGCCGATCGACGACCTGCCGACGCTCGCGATCCACTCGCCCGGCGACACGACGATCCCCGTGGAGCTCACGCGGGCCGTCGCTCGGCGGTCACCCTCGTTCGAGCTCGTCGAGGTCGACGCGGCACCGCACGGGTTGGAGTGGAACGTCGCGCCGGAGGCGTTCGAAGCGGCAGTGCGGGAGTGGCTCGACGCGCGCTGATCGGGTGAGGCTCGGTCCCTGAGCGAGGTGCTCCTCGGTCCCTGAGCTTGTCGAAGGGCGGGGTGTGTCCGTGGTGCCCTTCGACAGGCTCAGGGACCGAGATCATCGGCGGGTAGGACGGTTCGGTGGGGTGCGTGGTGCCCTTCGACAGGCTCAGGGACCGGGGTAGTTGGGGGAGCGGGGCGCTGTCGGTTGGGTGCGTGGTGCCCTTCGACAGGCTCAGGGACCGGGAGTCAGCTCGTGTAGCGGTAGCGGGCTCCGGTGTGCTCCTCGGGGAGACGGTCACCACGGCCGTGGAGCTTGTGGCGGAGGCTGCCCTCGACGTACTCCTCGGGGTAGGCGCCACGACGACGCAGCTCGGGGATGACGAACTCGACGATGTCCTCGAAGGTGCCGGGCGTGATCGCGTAGGCGAGGTTGAAGCCGTCGACGTCGGTCTCCTCCACCCACTCCTGCAGGGTGTCGGCGATCTCCGACGCACTGCCGACGATCCGCGGACCGAGCCCTCCGATCGCCCCCATGCGCGCGATGTCCTTCACCTTGAACTCGCCACCCTCCTCGTTGGCCGCCTGGTAGTTGGCGACCGCCGACTGGATGGCGTTGCTCTTCACGTTGCCGATCGGCTCCTCCGGGTCGTACTGCGACAGGTCGATGCCCATCCAGCCCGACATGAACACGAGCGCACCCTCCTGTGACGCGTACTGCAGGTAGTCCTCGTGCTTCGCCTGGGCCTTCTCGCTCGTCTCGTCGGTGATGATCGTCAGCAGCGTGTAGATCTTCGCCGAGTACCGGTCGCGACCGGCGGCCTCCAGGGCGTCACGGATGCGTCCGACTGTCGCTTTGAGCCCCGCCTTCGTCGACGCACCGACGAAGATCGCCTCCGCGTTGCCCGCGGCGAACTGGATGCCGCGCGGCGACGCACCGGCCTGGTAGATGACCGGCGTCCGCTGCGTGGACGGCTCGGACAAGTGGATGCCGGGCACCGTGTAGTGCTTGCCGAAGTGCCCGATCTCGTGGACCTTCGTCGGGTCGGTGAACACGCCCGTCTCGCGGTCGCGCACGACGGCGTCGTCCTCCCACGAGCCCTCCCACAGCTTGTAGAGGACCTCGAGGTACTCGTCGGCGACGTCGTACCGCTCGTCGTGCTCGAGCTGGTCGTCGTGCCCCATGTTGCGCGCCGCACTCGGCAGGTACCCGGTGACGACGTTCCAACCGACGCGCCCCTTCGTCAGGTGGTCGAGCGTCGACATGCGCCGCGCGAACGGGTACGGGTGCTCGTACGCGGTGCCGGCCGTGACGCCGAAGCCGAGGTGCTTCGTCACCGCTGCCATCGCCGACACGAGCAGGATCGGGTCGTTCACCGGCACCTGCGCGCCGTTGCGGATCGCGGCCTCGTTGCTGTCGCCGTAGACGTCGTAGGTGCCGAGGACGTCGGCGATGAAGATGCCGTCGAAGTTGCCGCGCTCAAGCAGCTGCGCCAGGTCCGTCCAGTAGGAGAGGTCCTTGTAGCTACTCGAGCGGTCGTCGGGATGACGCCACATCCCCGATGCCTGGTGGGCGACGCAGTTCAT from Plantibacter flavus includes these protein-coding regions:
- a CDS encoding alpha/beta fold hydrolase produces the protein MKRSAGVVVAGLATVAVAGFGVASAMVARRVIGAGRVHYSEVLPTSSPTTVRLERNAATALPGRYGLEFDDGSRVIVGPVIGRETTDGSVMRAVVNGQVPAGTTRARFTGAAVTPADFGVDEARVPRTPSGAWRFDGDADSARHDDTWVVHTHGLGASPLATLRSVQAVRRAGLPSLVTCLGSAFAERRSGADATDVDRVIAAIDDAVVLGARRVIVCGWSYGAALSLAAARERPEVVQGAILISPMLGLSETVLHAAEVAGVPRILVRSALAVLSAPVLARFAGVRGAVPVRALSAGPIDDLPTLAIHSPGDTTIPVELTRAVARRSPSFELVEVDAAPHGLEWNVAPEAFEAAVREWLDAR
- a CDS encoding VOC family protein; this translates as MSTMIFVNLPVSDLPRSRVFFEALGYSINEGFSDENAISVVISDTITAMLLTREFFAEFTSKSIIDATTSTEVQLALSAESRADVDSMFERAIASGATPAGEQDHGFMYSKSFDDLDGHHWDFVWMDPEAAAGGAPEMTVEEMRANTTHS
- a CDS encoding LLM class flavin-dependent oxidoreductase, with amino-acid sequence MTRQIRFNAFDMNCVAHQASGMWRHPDDRSSSYKDLSYWTDLAQLLERGNFDGIFIADVLGTYDVYGDSNEAAIRNGAQVPVNDPILLVSAMAAVTKHLGFGVTAGTAYEHPYPFARRMSTLDHLTKGRVGWNVVTGYLPSAARNMGHDDQLEHDERYDVADEYLEVLYKLWEGSWEDDAVVRDRETGVFTDPTKVHEIGHFGKHYTVPGIHLSEPSTQRTPVIYQAGASPRGIQFAAGNAEAIFVGASTKAGLKATVGRIRDALEAAGRDRYSAKIYTLLTIITDETSEKAQAKHEDYLQYASQEGALVFMSGWMGIDLSQYDPEEPIGNVKSNAIQSAVANYQAANEEGGEFKVKDIARMGAIGGLGPRIVGSASEIADTLQEWVEETDVDGFNLAYAITPGTFEDIVEFVIPELRRRGAYPEEYVEGSLRHKLHGRGDRLPEEHTGARYRYTS